TTGCTGCCATGACGATCCGTATTGACGGCAGGATGGAAGACGGACTCCGTCCCGTCACCTTCAAGAGAAATTTTACCCGCTATGCCGAGGGATCAGTTCTGACCTCCTTCGGCGAGACCAGGGTACTGTGCACCGCCACGGTGGAAGAAAAAGTCCCTCCCTTCCTTAGGGGCACGGCACGGGGATGGGTGACCGCCGAATACGCCATGCTTCCGAGGTCCACCTCCGTCCGGGTTCCCCGATCGACTTCCAGGGGCGGCCCCGACGGGCGAAGCGCAGAAATCCAGCGCCTTGTCGGTCGTTCCCTGCGGGCCTGCGTGGACATGGAAGCTCTCGGGGAGAGGACCATTATCCTCGATTGTGACGTGCTCCAGGCCGACGGAGGGACGAGAACCGCCGCAGTTTCGGGAGGGTTTGTCGCCCTCTTCGACGCTCTCCGCTCCCTTCGGGAGAAAGACATATTCCGGGTACTGCCCCTCAAATTTTTTCTTTCTGCGGTCAGCGTGGGAAAAGTGGACGGCTCCCCCCTCCTGGACCTCTGTTATGAAGAGGACAGCGCCGCAGAGGTGGATATGAACGTGGTGATGAACCACCGGGGGGAGTTCGTGGAAATACAGGGGACAGGGGAAGGTTCCGTCTTCACATCCGGCGACCTCTCCGCCCTTCTCCTCCTGGCGGGAAAGGGAACGCGCGAAATCATAGAACTCCAGAAGGGAGCACTCGGCATTGAAGACGGCGAAACGATTCTTTCCTGAGGGCATCCTCTTCGCCAGCGGCAACCGGGGAAAATTCGCCGAGGTGGTGGACCTGTTTTCCCCGCTGGGGGTGGATATACTCTTCGGCCCGGAACACGCCTCCCTCGACGTAGAAGAGACCGGCACCACCTACAGTGCGAATGCCCGGCTCAAGGCAAGGGCCTGGGCTCTTCTCACAGGCATTCCCTCCCTGGCCGACGACAGCGGAGTTGAGGTGAGGGCCCTCGAATGGAAGCCCGGCATTTATTCCGCCCGGATGGCGGAGGATGACCCTGCCCGCATCAGGTGGATGCTCGATGCCCTCAAGGGAAAAGAAGACCGGTTTGCCCGGTACGTGGCAGCCTTTGCCCTCTATTTTCCTTCAGACGGGGTCTGCCTCCTCTCCGAGGGGGAGTGCCCCGGTGAAGTCGTCAGCGCTCCGAGGGGGACTCGCGGATTCGGCTATGACCCGATATTTTCACCTGCAGGATACGATGGGACCTTCGGGGAAATCCCCGACGAGATAAAAAGAAAGATTTCTCACAGGGCTGTAGCGGGGTATCGTTTGCTGGATATCCTTTCCCGTATATCTGTGATAGAATAACGCTTTGTCTGGAATTGGTTCCTATTTTTAGGAGGTGCGCAAGGTGAAGACCATTCTTGGTATTGTCCACATACTGCTCTGCATTTCCCTTTCGGGTGTCGTTCTCCTGCAGCAGAGAAAGCAGGGCGGCTTCTCCGGAATCTTCGGCGGGGGAACCCAGGCCGACATGGGGGGGAACCAGTGGCAGCGCTTCACTGGACTTTCGAAGATTACCGTGGTCCTGACCGGACTCTTCATGATCACATCCATCATTCTTGTTCTCTACTAGGCTGTCATGAACTCTGGAAACCGCTGCGGCACTTCCGGGCCTCTTGATGGTTTCGAGGACGTCCGGAAGTACTCTGTGGAAGAAAAAAGGCTTCATTCGGCCACGCACGAAGAAATTCTCGGCGGATGTACTACTGATGTATACTTCGTCAAGACCCGGGATGTTCTCCGGAATGCAGGACGTCTGTACACCCGGGTTACCGCTGAGGTTTTCGCGCGAAAGAACGGCATTTTTGCCGGCCTTGAGGAAGTGATGACCCTCCTGGGTGACAGAAACGTGGAAGTCGAAGCTCTCAGGGAGGGGGATTCCTTCTCGCCGAAGGAAGTCCTCGTGAGGATCTGCGGTCCCTACGGAGAGTTCGGCCTCTACGAGACGGTCCTCCTTGGAATGCTTGCGAGTGCGAC
The Aminivibrio sp. DNA segment above includes these coding regions:
- the rph gene encoding ribonuclease PH encodes the protein MRIDGRMEDGLRPVTFKRNFTRYAEGSVLTSFGETRVLCTATVEEKVPPFLRGTARGWVTAEYAMLPRSTSVRVPRSTSRGGPDGRSAEIQRLVGRSLRACVDMEALGERTIILDCDVLQADGGTRTAAVSGGFVALFDALRSLREKDIFRVLPLKFFLSAVSVGKVDGSPLLDLCYEEDSAAEVDMNVVMNHRGEFVEIQGTGEGSVFTSGDLSALLLLAGKGTREIIELQKGALGIEDGETILS
- the secG gene encoding preprotein translocase subunit SecG — protein: MKTILGIVHILLCISLSGVVLLQQRKQGGFSGIFGGGTQADMGGNQWQRFTGLSKITVVLTGLFMITSIILVLY
- the rdgB gene encoding RdgB/HAM1 family non-canonical purine NTP pyrophosphatase, translating into MKTAKRFFPEGILFASGNRGKFAEVVDLFSPLGVDILFGPEHASLDVEETGTTYSANARLKARAWALLTGIPSLADDSGVEVRALEWKPGIYSARMAEDDPARIRWMLDALKGKEDRFARYVAAFALYFPSDGVCLLSEGECPGEVVSAPRGTRGFGYDPIFSPAGYDGTFGEIPDEIKRKISHRAVAGYRLLDILSRISVIE